The Corvus moneduloides isolate bCorMon1 chromosome 16, bCorMon1.pri, whole genome shotgun sequence genomic sequence GACACCTTGTGCAGCACACAGCCATGAACAACCCACGAGCTCCACCAGTGGAGGGGAAATGAGTCACCCTGAAAGGAGAAATGAagaggaggcaaaaaaaaaaaaaaaaaaaaaaagaaacaagccGTCCCCACGGGTGAGGAGGAGGCGGTGGGGGCTGCCCGCCTGGCTCCTGGGGGGCAGCTGCGGGGGCTGGCCCCATTCTGGCCACGGGGATCCCGGGTGCCGCTCAGTCCCGGCCGCGGGGCCGTGCATTGTGCGGGGCTGCGAGGAGCGCTGGCAGCTATTGTTCGGGAGGGATTTGGCATCCTGTGTTTCTTGAAGCTGCAGTTCTGAGAACAATGAGGTttcctgcaggggctgggggggatggggggggcaGCGGGCCCTTCCTCTCTTGCACCTCTCAGGAAAAGTTACTGCGGGGGGGGGTCCAAGAGTTCCTTGCAGCCCTCAGTGCCACAGATGGCACAGGGGCCAAGTGGGAGAGAGGTGGATGTgagggctgggagtgctgggcctgctggccctgctgggtcTGGAGGTTGTGGTTTATAGGTGACAGCCCAGGGATGTTGGCTGCAGTGTTCACTTGCACCATGATAAACTGGATGCTGCCCTCATGTCTGGCATCCCACATGGGAGGTACCAAAGGTGGATTCATGTTTTTTACTTGTTCTCATTGTTCCCTGGCCTATCCCCTCCCAGACTTGGCTGTCACCTCTACTCctctcccctgcagccccaggtgaAGGGCCATGCAGGCAGGGTGCATCTCCCCCCCaagaaacacaaattaatttaaaaaattaaatttaaaatgaagccTTTAATTGTTTTAGTTTTAATCGAATGTCATGGTGGGGTTGGGAGGGATGTGGGAAACCTGTCAGGCCCCAGTAAGTGCCCACATGGGGTGAATTGCAGCTGTGTgcccctgtcccagtccctgagGTGCCACTTGGTCCACCCACCCCAGGAATATTACAGGGATGGGTGTGGGGAGAGGCCGAGGGGAGATGCCTTGGTAGGATGAAGCCTTTCGGTGCAGGCATGGAATAAACAATTGTCCCTGTGGTCTATTTATAGAGGCTGAGTGCAGGATTAGttgtggggttatttttggagcagctgaaggcagTTGCTGGACGGTGCTTCTGAGCTAATCAAGCAAACATTTTCTGTCTCGCCTGTGCAGAGGCTGCGTGTTCCCTGACCCCCTCCAGTGAGGCTGGAACCTGGGCAGGAGTGCCAACCCCCCTGTGTGACGGGGTTGTCTTGGGCATCCTAAGTGTCCTGCTGCCCTGGTTCAGCTCGTACCCCAAGCAGTTACCTGACCCCTCCCTGAGCACCTGGGGGAAATGGGGACCAGCAGCTGTACCCCGAGCTGGTTGGGGGTGACACCCCCTCCTCTACACACAGCACTGACCTTGTCTCACCCCAGCAGCGCTGTGTCCATGGAGCAACCACGGGCATCCTTGGCCCTGCAGCTgatgtgtccctgtcccccagctgTCCCCCCTCCCATCAGCGGTTCCCCATCCCCTTTGCTCAGAGCCTTCCTGACCTCTGTCTCTCCCCGCAAGCCAGGCTGCGCGGCAGGCTGTGCATTTGTGAGAACTTGCCTTCCCACCTCCTCCATcgttttttcccccactttttcttttctccttttcaagCCCCAAAGGTCACTTGTAGCCCCGTCCCCTACCATTGAGCCTCGCTGCAGCTCGGGGCTCTCCCCACCAGCCCCGGCTGGGGACCTGAGCAAACAGGGCCGGGTTAACCAGTGCAGCTGTATGCTAATGACCGCTGCCCGCTTAACTCTCCTTGCTGAGTAAAGTCAACCCCACTATTGTACCCAGCTCCTCAAACAAGCCACAAAACCCCAGCGCGTTCCCGGGGCCGGCTGCGGGGTGGCACCCAATTTCCAGCTCACTTGTAATTCATCATCCCCAGCGCTGCATCGTTCcccctctgctgcctcctgccttcccccccccccccgcccccccagcccttttgtctttcttcctttgccCTTTTGTGCACGTCTGGTTTTTAATAGCGCTTGGCAGCTGGTCGTGGTTTCTCTCCTCCAGCTTTGTTTGCTGCCCGCTGATTGATGGCGATGCCTTTCCCACCCCCtactctctgctcctgctcctcgtccttcccccaaatcccaggcccagagcagcccctcCAGTCGTCCTTCCTGGGTGATATATGCCAGGAATTAGCTGTGTAAATAGCGGAGTGCAGCCGGGCGGGCAGCGCAGGGGCCGGGGAGGAGCTCGGGTGCTGCCTGGCACCCGGGACTGTGCTGGGATGAGGCACTGGGGGACCATCTCCTCCTCGGGGCTGGCAAGTGGCACTCACTGGCACCGTCTCAGCCCCCTTGGGTAggacacagggagcagagaggagtCGTGGCAGTATTGTGCAAGTGGCCAGGGACAGCCACGTGCTGTTGACACAGGTGGGGACGCGGTTGGGAGCCGGCGCCACGGGCAAACACACCTGCCTGGGCGGCTGCTCCGGCATCCGCGGCCACGCGCGCCGGCTCAAGTCTGAAATCCCTGCTCAGATCAGGCCGCGCTCTGCACCTGCTCCCCTCATGCTGGGGACAGCCCCTGTGGCCCCCAAAatgtccctgccagctgctgccccgTGCAAAAGGCAAAAGGATGGGGATGCTCCGTGAGGGGGCTGGGATTTGCTCCCAAGGGGAGCTCGGCACCCTTCTGGGTCTGAAGCTGAGTGTGTTGTGTGGGTGCCCAACTCTCCTGTGCCACTTGGGGTTTTGATGAGGGGGAAGAAGTCACCATCAGCATCCTGGAGGGATTGATCCCAGGTGCTGCCCAGGGGTGCTGTGTCACATCCAGAGCCACGTGGTCTCAGCCCCTCGGTCCTCAGAGGTGCCTCGTCTTCTCTTTCAGACCTTCATCTTCACTGACggggaggatgaggagctgaAGAAGCAAGCACGTGAGTCTGTGGCTCTTGTCCCTTTGTGTGTGTGACCTGGCCAGGTCCCCTGAAAAGCTCCCACCTGTGGAACACGGCTGGCATGGGGCCTGTTCTGGGAACTCTGGAAAAGCCCTCGCCACAGGAGCCTGGGTTGAGAATGAGGCAATTTGTTTCACTGATAATGCTTAAAGCACCCTGTGCCCAGGGGCCCCACCTGGGGACAGGTTTCCTTCCCAGTCAGCCCAGCCCATGGCCTGCATGATGCTGCTGGGGATCATAGTAACAGGGTGGGGTGCCTTTGCACCTCTTTGTGcctggggagagctgggatggaTGGCAATGTGGGCAGGGCTTCATGGGAGCGTTTCCCTGGCAGCCGTTCTCAGGGCTGGGGTCAGCACGGTCTGTTCTCCCCAAGCAAATGACTGCTTTTCAGGCTGGGAAGTGACAGCCTTTGAGCTGGGCAAGCAATATAGGCCAGGATTTTTGCTACCATGTCCTGGGGAAGCTCAGGGCTTACAGGCACGCCTTCATCTCCCGGGGTGGCTGGTGCACCCTGGGCAAGGTGACGTAGGGTGGCATCATGCTTAGAAGTGGATAGGGCTGAACCATGGTGGATCTGCTGCATCCACATTCCTTATtcatcccttcccttctctcatATGGACCCAAAAGACATTCCCCCAAAAGTTCACCATTTGCCTAAAACAATGCAGCATGCAGGTCACTGAGCACTGGGATCATCCATGAGTTCCCATCCCCCGGCACACCTGGGACACGTGTGGTGAAGTGTCACCGTTCGAGTGCGTGGGGAGGCGTGGGATGTGCCAATGCTGGGTTTTGacccctcttttttccctgcaggaaacGTCATCAACACCAACTGCTCGGCTGCCCACAGCCGCCAGGCCCTGTCCTGCAAGATGGCCGTGGAGTACGACAAGTTCATCGAGTCCGGCAGAAAGTAAGTGGTgtccagggctgctgtgggggacAGTGGGGCTGAAGCTGGGCAGGACAGTGCAAACAGAGACcatttgtggttttggggttgtaTCTCAACGTGGGGACTGGGGAAGTGCCCTGGTCAGGTGTgacactgctgtcactgcagaTGGTTCTGCCACGTGGACGATGACAACTACGTGAACGTGCGGATGCTGGTGAAGCTGCTCTCCAGCTACCCCCACACACAGGACATCTACATCGGGAAGCCCAGCCTGGACCGGCCCATCCAGGCTACGGAGAGGATCAGTGAGAACAAGATGGTGAGCATGGGGAGAGTTTGGGGCTGGCCTAAATTTGGctggctggagaaggagctgtTGTCTCACAGTGTTGGTTCCCCCCTCTTGCAGCATCCTGTGCATTTCTGGTTTGCCACGGGTGGAGCGGGGTTCTGTATCAGCCGGGGGCTGGCACTGAAGATGAGCCCTTGGGCCAGGTAAGAGCATTGGTGTTGCTCTCCCATGGGGACTCCTCATGGtccccagggcacagagagATGACATTTTTGGGGATGGGTGCTGGACCATGTCCCACCATCTTTCTCTCTTCGCTTTTCGGGGGATGTCTGCAGGGAGCTTGGAAACAAGCTGGGAAGGGCTTCAGTTCCCACAAACTGACTTTTAATTGGAGCTGGGTACTCACTGGCCAACCCCAGACCCTGCAGGGTGCCCACATCCCCTGGGCtttgctcctctgcagcccctctcTGTCTCCCCGCAGTGGGGGTCACTTCATGAGCACTGCAGAGAAGATCCGCCTGCCCGACGACTGCACCATCGGCTACATCATCGAGTCTGTGCTGGGCGTGAAGCTCATCCGGAGCAACCTCTTCCACTCGCACCTGGAGAACCTCCACCAGGTGCCCAAGTCGGAGATCCACAAACAGGTACCCCAAGCTGTCACCTAAAAATTGGGCATCACAGCTAAGATATTGATTGACATGTGACCAAAACATCAGCAGAGGGGGAAAGCCCCACCGGCCCATCCCTGTGGGATGATGCAAAGTGTCACTGCAGGCTTTGGGAAATGGGATGAATTTTGCAGCTCCCCATGCTTCTCCTTGATCCTTATGGCCACGTCGGCCACTTGACCCCCCTGTGCTTGCCCCCCAGGTGACACTGAGCTATGGCATGTTCGAAAACAAGCGCAACTCCATCCACATGAAGGGAGCCTTTTCTGTCGAGGAGGACCCATCCAGGTGAGAtgggggtccctgtcccccccaaACCAGATGCCGCGGGGCCGCCACCGTCCAGTGCTCaactctgctcctctcctctgcagGTTCCGCTCCGTGCACTGCCTGCTGTACCCCGACACGCCGTGGTGCCCCACCAACATGGTTTACTAGGAGGCGCGTGTGCCCTCCAACCTCGTCCCGAGTTTCCCCGGTATCCGACGGGCGTGCGGGACCTGCGTGCGGGTGTGTCGGTCCGGCCTCGCCGTGAGgcggacggacggacggacgtCGTTGCTGTGGTATTGCACAGTGTGTGTGTACTGAAGGCTGCTGTGCGGCCCCTtgacccctgccctgcctgcccagctgcccGTGCCCGCTGCCTGGTCCGGCCGGGAAGGTGGAGAGGGACGAGAACTGAGCACTTAACCACTGGGCACCCCGCGGCTGGCGGGCCCCACGCCATGCGTGGGGAGCGGCCACAGCGCGGGGCCCTGCCCCACCCCGGGCTTGCTTCTCCttgagtttttttcctttcaaatgttaagtttttttggtgtgttctTCCCTTCTTTGCATCTACCCCCCAACCCGCTACCGTAACCCCTCACCCACCCCATCGTCTCTCCCAGTCCCAAAATCTCAGCAGCGAAGCTCTGGCTCCCAGTTTGGATGAGGGGTCCCTGTGAGTTCTGCTCCCCGGCTcggcaggcaggcagagcaggcaggggaagcCTCTGGCCATGGCAGTGGCTCCTCCAGGGTGCCACAAAGCTGCTGGGTGCTCGAAAGCCACACTGGAGGGAGAcagtggggtggggtgagagcCGGTGTTGGTGTTAACTCCATTTCCCGGAGCTCTCCCCACACGGGTGAAGCGTTGCCGGCAGCATCGGTGGGTGAACTATTTATAGACTCGTGTAAAGGCTTTCTATAAATATGGGCGTGGGAGGAGGGCTTTTCCGGAGCTGCCGCGGTGGGATGGGCACCGTGTTTGCGCAGGGTCTCCCTCCagtgctgccttcctgctgctcagacagccctgcagctctgcaaaggaGCACCTCGAGGTCTGGCCAGGGGCTGTGTGCGTGTCCCCTGAGGGGCCAGAGcatcctccagccctggcctgGATGTGGGTGCTGCCCAGGAGGCACCTGACCAGTTGGGCACCTGCCATAGGCAGGCAGCATCTCCCAACCCACCCATTGTGCTCTCCCTGACAGAGGGGGATTTatccagggagggagagggaccCCGCATCCTCCGagagctgccctgcctgccaaCACCAGCCCTCTCTCTGCCCCTGGGCCAAGCCAGAGCTGAACATTTCCAACTTGAAGCTGAGTGAAAATAGCCCATAATGGGTGTGTTGTAAATATGTTATTGagccagtattttttttactgtgcctttttttttaagaaaaaaaaccacattgaGAAATATgtagattttaaaatgctttttatacattttctgtggatcagaaaaagaaaaatccccgACCTTTGATAATctgtttaagaaagaaaaaagaattgcGATGTCTTGTAACTATCACTTACCTTAATTTATATGTTCCAGTATCTGGAATGTCACTCTGTGCTTTTTGTAACTAGGATGTGTTTAAAGCAATAGATGTGGGAAGGGGAACCAGCATGGACAGTGTGTTCTCAGGGACCTGAACCCGATCGCTGCCACGGGGTTCCCGTGGGAGCGGTCACCAATAAAGCGGCTTTTTTGCTGACCACAGTCACCTGGTCCCCGGCTCCGGCGTCTCTTTATGGATGTGCTGCTCTGAACACCCCTTGATCCCCCGCAGATGTTATCACCTCTGGCTGAGCTCTCAGGGCTGCCCTGAGGAGGGGCTGTGCCtccatcccttttttcccaCGGGTACTGGGATCCTGCTGGCCATTTGCATCGCAGGGTGTGAGGgtcctctcctccttccccttcccaaaaGGCTCAGACAAGGCTTGGCACCTCAGGGCTGTTTTTTCCCAGGCTCAAGGGTGGGAGCGGAGGCGGTGGGGATGAGGTGAGAGCCGGTTGTTAGCGGGGTGTTGTTAACAGCCGGCGGGCAGGCGTGTGCGTGGGAAGGTTGGGGGCTGCGGGGGAGgagccccttccctcccagccctcccttcACCCTCACCACCGCAGTTTCAGCCAACACTGAGCATCCACCTGCCAGTAACAAGCCCCAGCTTTCATGGGCTGTGGCAACAACTTAAGATCTGCCCCCCCACTTCCCAAACCAGTCCTGTTTGTGCCACTGGTACCAGCTTCTGCCTGCGCCATCCCCTTCTCCCCGccttcctgcagagccagcaccctctttttttcttttcaaggcaCATTTACTTACTTCACAGTTTCGCTTGAATCTCTGGGTTATCAAGGGTTGGCCCTGCTAAAAATACAGCCTGGCAGGAAGTCGGCGTGTGCTGAAGCAGCCACCCCTCCTCCTAGCACCCGCTCACCCTTCAGACAGCCACAAAAATCAAAAGTCCCCCAATCTCTGCAGCCCTTGGTGAGGTGCggctctggctgctgccccAGAGAACCAGCATTGTCCTGCCCCGGCCACCCCAAAAAGCGCCCTGGAAAAATGGAAGGGTGGATGCACAGCAGTacttcttccctcagctgcctgGAGCCAGGGATGGTGTGCTGGGTGCAGGATCTGGTGCCCCTCAGCCCATCCCTGGTGCGGGGTCAGTGAAGGGCCCTGCATCAGGCACAGGAAGCTGTGACACTGAGCCCCGTCTGCTCCCCCACGAGTTTTCCTATTGCTCATGGGCTGCGGTTTTGGCAGCG encodes the following:
- the LFNG gene encoding beta-1,3-N-acetylglucosaminyltransferase lunatic fringe: MLKSCGRKLLLSLVGSMFTCLLVLMVEPPGRPGLARGEAGGAQRALQSLGAAAAVAPPAAQGPPGLRSFADYFGRLSRARRELPPAPPSPPRPPAEDISPRDVFIAVKTTKKFHKARLELLLDTWISRNRDMTFIFTDGEDEELKKQARNVINTNCSAAHSRQALSCKMAVEYDKFIESGRKWFCHVDDDNYVNVRMLVKLLSSYPHTQDIYIGKPSLDRPIQATERISENKMHPVHFWFATGGAGFCISRGLALKMSPWASGGHFMSTAEKIRLPDDCTIGYIIESVLGVKLIRSNLFHSHLENLHQVPKSEIHKQVTLSYGMFENKRNSIHMKGAFSVEEDPSRFRSVHCLLYPDTPWCPTNMVY